One genomic segment of Pseudomonas sp. p1(2021b) includes these proteins:
- the pgm gene encoding phosphoglucomutase (alpha-D-glucose-1,6-bisphosphate-dependent) has protein sequence MTLSPLAGKPAPASVLVDIPRLLTAYYTGRPDAAVAAQRVAFGTSGHRGTSLELSFNEDHVLAITQAICLYRQEKGIDGPLFVGADTHALSAPAAASALEVLAANGVQVMLSKDDEYTPTPAVSHAILCHNRGRQQGLADGVVITPSHNPPQSGGFKYNPPNGGPADSDVTKWIEAKANELLAAGLAGVKRMDHAQALQAATTHRYDYVGRYVADLESVIDFDVIRNAKLRLGVDPLGGAGVRYWQAIAEHYRLDLEVVNTEVDPTFRFMTVDWDGQIRMDPSSPHAMQGLIGLRERFDVAFACDPDHDRHGIVTPDGLLQPNNYLAVAIDYLFRHRPHWRSDAAVGKTVVSSALIDRVTARLGRELYEVPVGFKFFAQGLFDGSLGFGGEESAGASFLRKDGSVWATDKDGLIPALLAAEMTARTGRNPSQAYADLTAELGKPFATRVEAKANARQKALLSKLAAEQVTSTELAGEPIEQILSHAPGNGQAIGGLKVMTANGWFAARPSGTEDIYKIYAESFVSEEHLQRLVREAQVLVDAAIA, from the coding sequence ATGACGCTCAGTCCTTTGGCAGGCAAGCCGGCTCCGGCCAGCGTGCTGGTCGATATTCCCCGCCTGCTCACCGCTTACTACACCGGCCGCCCCGACGCCGCCGTGGCGGCCCAGCGCGTGGCCTTCGGCACCTCCGGGCACCGGGGCACCTCGCTCGAGCTGAGCTTCAACGAAGACCATGTGTTGGCGATCACCCAGGCCATCTGCCTGTACCGACAGGAAAAAGGCATCGATGGCCCGCTGTTCGTCGGTGCCGACACCCATGCGCTGTCCGCGCCGGCTGCCGCCAGCGCGTTGGAGGTGCTGGCCGCCAATGGCGTGCAGGTGATGCTGTCCAAGGACGATGAATACACCCCGACCCCGGCGGTGTCCCATGCCATCCTCTGCCACAACCGTGGTCGCCAGCAGGGCCTTGCCGATGGCGTGGTCATCACGCCGTCGCACAACCCGCCCCAGAGCGGTGGCTTCAAGTACAACCCGCCCAACGGCGGCCCGGCCGACAGCGACGTCACCAAGTGGATCGAAGCCAAAGCCAACGAGCTGCTGGCCGCCGGCCTTGCCGGCGTCAAGCGCATGGACCATGCCCAGGCCCTGCAGGCGGCGACCACCCATCGTTACGACTATGTAGGCCGCTACGTGGCGGACCTGGAGAGCGTCATCGACTTCGACGTCATCCGCAACGCCAAGCTGCGCCTGGGCGTCGACCCCCTGGGCGGTGCCGGGGTGCGTTACTGGCAGGCCATCGCCGAGCACTACCGTCTGGACCTGGAAGTGGTCAATACCGAAGTGGACCCCACGTTCCGCTTCATGACCGTCGACTGGGACGGGCAGATCCGCATGGACCCATCCTCGCCCCATGCCATGCAGGGCCTGATCGGCCTGCGCGAACGCTTCGACGTGGCGTTCGCCTGCGACCCGGACCACGACCGCCACGGCATCGTCACCCCGGACGGCCTGCTGCAGCCGAACAATTACCTGGCCGTGGCCATCGACTACCTGTTCCGCCATCGCCCGCACTGGCGCAGCGACGCCGCCGTGGGCAAGACGGTGGTCAGCAGCGCACTGATCGACCGCGTCACCGCGCGCCTGGGCCGTGAGCTGTACGAAGTGCCGGTGGGCTTCAAGTTCTTCGCCCAAGGCCTATTCGACGGCTCGCTGGGCTTTGGTGGCGAGGAGAGTGCCGGGGCGTCGTTCCTGCGCAAGGATGGCAGCGTCTGGGCCACCGACAAGGACGGTTTGATCCCGGCGCTGCTGGCCGCGGAAATGACCGCCCGTACCGGGCGCAACCCGAGCCAGGCCTACGCCGACCTGACCGCGGAGCTGGGCAAGCCATTCGCCACCCGTGTCGAGGCCAAGGCCAATGCACGGCAGAAGGCACTGTTGAGCAAGCTGGCTGCCGAGCAGGTGACGTCCACGGAGCTGGCTGGCGAGCCGATCGAGCAAATCCTCAGCCACGCGCCGGGCAACGGCCAGGCCATCGGTGGTTTGAAGGTGATGACCGCCAACGGCTGGTTCGCCGCGCGCCCGTCAGGCACCGAGGACATCTACAAGATCTACGCCGAGAGCTTCGTCAGCGAAGAGCACCTGCAGCGCCTGGTGCGCGAGGCCCAGGTACTGGTGGACGCGGCGATCGCCTGA
- a CDS encoding ATP-dependent DNA helicase — MTYTVAVRALCEFSAKVADLDLRFTPSPTAQEGIAGHRRVVARRGAGYESEVALQGRYQGLEVRGRADGYDPAANRLEEIKTHRGDLSRQPANHRQLHWAQAKVYGWLLCQARQLDSIEVALVYLDVDSDRQTVFSEQHAATDLQRFFERQCRCFLAWAQAQERRLAERDRDLEALGFPYPQFRQGQRQLAETLYKAVSTGRCLMAQASTGIGKTLGTLFPLLKAMVPQRLDKLFFLTAKTPGRALALDALRQITEATPQPALRTLELIARDKACEHPGSACHGESCPLARGFYDRLPAAREAAAQRPLLDRAGLREVALAHQVCPYYLGQEMARWVDVLVADYNYYFDAHALLYALTQANQWRVAVLVDEAHNLVERGRGMYSASLDQGQLQALRQGKPAGLGSALDRLNRQWNALYKTQRAPYEASDQLPGAFLGALQHCTGQIQARLEQAPGEVEPAVLQFYFQALQFSRVAELFDEHFIFDVSVRNGPRKRRLATLCLRNVVPARLLGPRMSAARSVTLFSATLNPRHFYADLLGMPADTAWLEVAAPFRAEQLQVRVVSRICTRYRERQASLAPIVELIAEQYRRAPGNYLAFFSSFEYLGQVATLLAERYPAIPRWEQAPGMDEGAREAFLARFVPDGQGVGFAVLGGAFGEGVDLPGSRLIGAFVATLGLPQVNPVNEQFKQRLGRQFGAGFDYAYLYPGVRKVIQAAGRVIRGDQDQGVLLLIDERFAEPRVRQMFPGWWQVVGE, encoded by the coding sequence ATGACCTACACCGTGGCGGTGCGCGCGCTGTGCGAATTCAGCGCCAAGGTCGCAGACCTGGACCTGCGCTTCACGCCTTCGCCCACGGCCCAGGAAGGTATCGCCGGCCACCGCCGGGTGGTGGCAAGGCGCGGGGCAGGGTACGAGTCCGAGGTGGCGCTGCAAGGCCGATACCAAGGGCTCGAGGTGCGAGGCCGGGCCGATGGCTATGACCCGGCGGCCAACCGCCTGGAGGAAATCAAGACGCACCGTGGCGACCTGTCACGCCAGCCGGCCAACCATCGCCAGCTGCATTGGGCCCAGGCCAAGGTCTACGGCTGGTTGCTGTGCCAGGCACGCCAATTGGACTCGATCGAGGTCGCGCTGGTGTATCTGGACGTGGACAGCGACCGCCAGACGGTATTCAGCGAGCAGCATGCCGCGACCGACCTGCAACGTTTCTTCGAACGCCAATGCCGCTGCTTCCTGGCCTGGGCCCAGGCCCAGGAGCGGCGTTTGGCCGAGCGCGACCGTGACCTCGAGGCACTGGGCTTTCCCTACCCACAGTTTCGCCAGGGCCAGCGTCAGTTGGCCGAGACCTTGTACAAAGCGGTCAGCACCGGCCGCTGCCTGATGGCCCAGGCCAGTACCGGGATCGGCAAGACCCTCGGCACCTTGTTCCCGTTGCTCAAGGCCATGGTGCCGCAGCGACTGGACAAACTGTTCTTCCTCACCGCCAAGACCCCAGGCCGGGCCCTGGCCCTCGACGCCCTGCGCCAGATCACCGAAGCCACGCCGCAGCCGGCCCTGCGTACCCTGGAACTGATCGCCCGGGACAAGGCCTGCGAGCATCCGGGAAGCGCCTGCCATGGCGAGTCCTGCCCGCTGGCACGCGGCTTCTATGATCGCCTGCCTGCTGCGCGTGAGGCCGCGGCACAACGGCCGCTGCTCGACCGTGCCGGCCTGCGCGAAGTGGCCCTGGCGCATCAGGTCTGCCCGTACTACCTGGGGCAGGAGATGGCGCGCTGGGTCGATGTGCTGGTCGCCGACTACAACTACTACTTCGATGCCCACGCCCTGCTGTATGCCCTGACCCAGGCCAATCAGTGGCGGGTCGCGGTATTGGTGGACGAGGCCCACAACCTGGTAGAGCGGGGCCGGGGGATGTACAGCGCAAGCCTCGACCAGGGCCAGCTGCAGGCCTTGCGCCAAGGCAAGCCGGCGGGTCTTGGCAGCGCCCTGGATCGGCTCAACCGCCAGTGGAACGCGTTGTACAAGACGCAACGGGCGCCCTACGAGGCCAGTGATCAGTTGCCCGGGGCATTCCTCGGCGCGTTGCAGCACTGCACCGGCCAGATCCAGGCGCGTCTTGAACAGGCTCCGGGCGAGGTGGAACCGGCCGTCTTGCAGTTCTACTTCCAGGCCTTGCAGTTCAGCCGGGTCGCGGAGTTGTTCGACGAGCATTTCATCTTCGATGTAAGCGTGCGCAATGGCCCACGCAAGCGCCGGCTGGCCACCCTGTGCCTGCGCAACGTGGTTCCGGCGCGCCTGTTGGGCCCGCGCATGAGCGCGGCACGTAGCGTCACGTTGTTCTCTGCCACCCTCAATCCCCGGCATTTCTATGCCGACCTGCTGGGCATGCCGGCTGACACCGCCTGGCTGGAGGTGGCCGCGCCGTTTCGGGCCGAGCAACTTCAGGTGCGCGTCGTCAGCCGGATTTGCACCCGTTACCGCGAGCGGCAGGCCTCCTTGGCCCCGATCGTGGAACTGATCGCCGAGCAGTACCGGCGTGCACCAGGCAACTACCTGGCCTTCTTCAGCAGCTTCGAGTACCTCGGGCAGGTGGCCACGCTGCTGGCCGAGCGTTACCCGGCCATCCCGCGCTGGGAACAGGCCCCAGGCATGGACGAAGGGGCGCGAGAGGCGTTTCTCGCTCGCTTCGTACCCGATGGCCAGGGTGTCGGGTTCGCGGTTTTGGGCGGCGCCTTCGGCGAAGGCGTCGACCTGCCCGGCAGCCGGCTGATCGGTGCCTTCGTCGCCACCTTGGGGCTGCCCCAGGTCAACCCGGTCAACGAGCAGTTCAAGCAGCGCCTGGGGCGACAGTTCGGTGCGGGGTTCGATTACGCCTACCTGTACCCTGGCGTGCGCAAGGTCATTCAGGCCGCCGGCCGCGTGATCCGCGGCGACCAGGACCAGGGCGTGCTGCTGCTGATCGACGAACGCTTCGCCGAGCCGCGGGTGCGGCAGATGTTCCCCGGTTGGTGGCAGGTGGTGGGCGAATAA
- a CDS encoding VRR-NUC domain-containing protein encodes MIAHSVDDPFYYLCNFRQVLAWVQQRYADVLDEAEQGFLRAFAGLPEPAQAMLVRMVMRKGELFRSDRLDYAEIGPWQVALEPLLQLGWVCDRSTLALEQVFGVLRKEELVQCFAAQLSRPRAAKAELLAQLLPLALAPRPLAQWFPACPVRIFHWRLQPLCDRLRLLFFGNLYQDWSEFVLADLGVLRYEQVPFSADSRALRQRAEVDLAMALHQCAERLEQGEAPGVVLAALEGLHSDNPWLARRHSRVLYGIGQRCERLGDWDLAFEVYGQSSHPEARIRQVRTLERSERWAQAHALASEMAAAPVNALESQAVARMLPRLGRKLGGPPRARRRTADLELIELQLPAALAHLGVEEAVRLHLEQGGGACHYVENTLFNSLFGLLCWEAIFAPVPGAFFHPFQAGPQDLHDDDFRQRRATLFDACLGRLDDGSYRQAIGQCFVAKQGLQSPFVFWSMLTPELLDQALACVPAMHLKQCFLRLLQDIRNNRAGMPDLVQFWPEEGRYRMVEVKGPGDRLQDNQLRWLAFCREHGLPVVVCHVRWSDTA; translated from the coding sequence GTGATTGCCCATTCTGTCGATGACCCTTTCTATTACCTGTGCAACTTCAGGCAGGTCTTGGCATGGGTCCAGCAGCGCTATGCCGATGTGCTCGATGAGGCCGAGCAGGGTTTCCTGCGCGCTTTCGCCGGGCTACCCGAGCCTGCCCAGGCCATGCTGGTGCGCATGGTCATGCGCAAAGGGGAGCTGTTTCGCAGTGACCGGCTCGACTATGCCGAAATCGGCCCATGGCAGGTGGCGCTCGAGCCGCTGCTGCAGCTTGGGTGGGTGTGTGACCGTTCGACGCTGGCGTTGGAGCAAGTGTTCGGTGTGCTGCGCAAGGAAGAGCTCGTTCAATGTTTCGCCGCGCAACTGAGTCGGCCGCGGGCGGCAAAGGCCGAATTGCTGGCGCAGTTGTTGCCACTGGCGCTTGCGCCCCGGCCATTGGCGCAATGGTTCCCAGCGTGCCCTGTGCGTATTTTTCATTGGCGCCTGCAACCGTTGTGTGATCGCTTGCGTCTGTTGTTCTTCGGCAACCTGTACCAGGACTGGTCGGAGTTCGTGCTTGCCGACCTGGGGGTGCTGCGCTATGAACAGGTACCGTTCAGCGCCGACTCCCGCGCATTGCGCCAACGCGCCGAGGTCGACCTGGCCATGGCCTTGCACCAGTGCGCCGAACGCCTGGAGCAGGGCGAGGCGCCAGGCGTCGTGCTGGCTGCTTTGGAAGGGCTGCACAGCGACAACCCCTGGCTGGCCCGGCGTCATTCCCGAGTCTTGTATGGCATCGGCCAACGGTGCGAGCGGCTGGGCGACTGGGACCTGGCCTTCGAGGTGTATGGCCAGAGCAGCCACCCCGAGGCACGCATCCGTCAGGTACGCACCCTGGAGCGTAGCGAGCGCTGGGCGCAGGCTCATGCACTGGCGTCGGAGATGGCCGCCGCTCCGGTCAATGCCCTTGAATCCCAGGCAGTGGCCCGCATGCTGCCGCGCCTTGGGCGCAAACTGGGCGGGCCGCCGCGGGCGCGCCGCCGTACGGCGGACCTTGAGCTGATCGAGCTGCAACTGCCAGCGGCGCTCGCGCACCTCGGCGTCGAGGAGGCGGTTCGCCTGCACTTGGAGCAGGGCGGGGGTGCTTGTCATTACGTGGAGAACACGCTGTTCAACAGCCTGTTCGGCCTGTTGTGCTGGGAGGCGATCTTCGCTCCGGTACCCGGCGCGTTCTTCCACCCGTTCCAGGCTGGCCCCCAGGACCTGCATGACGACGATTTCCGGCAACGCCGCGCCACCCTGTTCGACGCCTGCCTCGGTCGGCTCGACGATGGCAGCTATAGGCAGGCCATCGGCCAGTGCTTTGTGGCCAAGCAAGGCTTGCAATCGCCCTTCGTGTTCTGGTCGATGCTCACGCCCGAGCTGCTCGACCAGGCTTTGGCCTGCGTGCCTGCGATGCACCTGAAGCAGTGTTTCCTGCGCCTGTTGCAGGATATCCGCAACAACCGCGCCGGCATGCCTGACCTGGTCCAGTTCTGGCCCGAGGAAGGCCGATACCGCATGGTCGAGGTCAAGGGGCCCGGAGACCGCCTGCAGGACAACCAGCTGCGCTGGCTGGCGTTCTGCCGTGAGCACGGCTTGCCGGTCGTGGTCTGCCATGTCCGCTGGAGCGACACGGCATGA
- a CDS encoding aminotransferase class I/II-fold pyridoxal phosphate-dependent enzyme — protein MGRCGRGEFAYQAVCRYIEALINQADPTEEGRLPSLRDLAARLKVSLATVQNAYRLLEHQGRVRSVPKSGYFVAFDARAREQSAWPRSRPAFALPMATPMALERALFAQERRLSRQSGPSSWRSGQGALLRHVLAARYTRSSGHSWNAEHVHLATDVQALLVTLLRALRLQGATAVVATPCCRRLLEALRWAGMRVLEVPAGDDGALDLDRLAQLLACERVRLVVLPSCLAVPLGRRVSLSDQQAVAHLLADHPAWLLENDLDSEHCFGGPPAMHLRDGVDIGRLLVLGSLEATVGAEGPYAYLLCRQTGVEEAIARRGFLIPPLRQQAIAQLYAKGEVEAWLPRMRSELQVSMDHLFLQVESCLGGRLVVARPEGGRVLWGRLRQPVNHGHAQVAVAGTGLTITPGERFSLQGNHMGYVALTWQGAPWEALEHALHRLDRALARPPDDGAAE, from the coding sequence ATGGGGCGCTGCGGGCGAGGCGAGTTCGCCTACCAGGCAGTGTGTCGCTACATTGAAGCGCTTATCAACCAGGCCGACCCCACCGAGGAGGGTCGTTTGCCCTCGTTGCGAGACCTGGCGGCACGCCTGAAGGTATCGCTGGCCACCGTGCAGAATGCCTACCGCCTGCTGGAGCATCAGGGGCGGGTACGGTCGGTTCCCAAGTCTGGCTATTTCGTGGCGTTCGACGCCAGGGCGCGCGAACAATCGGCCTGGCCACGGTCGCGGCCGGCGTTCGCGTTACCGATGGCAACCCCCATGGCGCTCGAGCGAGCCTTGTTCGCCCAGGAACGGCGGCTATCCCGTCAATCAGGGCCGTCGAGCTGGCGTTCAGGCCAGGGCGCATTGCTGCGCCATGTGCTCGCTGCCCGTTACACGCGTTCCTCCGGGCACAGCTGGAATGCCGAGCATGTTCATCTGGCAACGGATGTGCAGGCGTTGCTGGTGACGTTGCTGCGGGCCTTGCGCCTGCAGGGGGCGACCGCCGTGGTGGCCACGCCATGCTGCCGGCGCCTGCTCGAGGCGCTGCGCTGGGCCGGAATGCGGGTCCTTGAAGTGCCGGCGGGCGATGACGGCGCGTTGGACCTGGACCGCCTGGCACAGTTGCTCGCCTGTGAGCGCGTGCGCCTGGTAGTGCTGCCGTCCTGCCTTGCCGTGCCCTTGGGGCGCAGGGTCTCGCTTTCCGACCAGCAGGCTGTCGCCCACCTGCTCGCCGACCACCCGGCCTGGTTGCTCGAAAACGACCTGGACAGCGAGCATTGTTTTGGCGGGCCGCCAGCCATGCATCTTCGCGATGGGGTCGACATCGGCCGGCTGTTGGTGTTGGGGTCGCTGGAAGCCACGGTAGGTGCCGAAGGGCCTTACGCCTACCTACTCTGCCGTCAGACGGGGGTGGAAGAGGCCATCGCCCGCCGTGGCTTCCTGATTCCGCCATTGCGCCAGCAGGCTATCGCCCAGCTCTATGCCAAAGGGGAGGTGGAGGCGTGGTTGCCGCGCATGCGTAGCGAGCTGCAGGTATCCATGGACCATTTGTTTCTACAGGTCGAGTCATGCCTGGGGGGCAGGCTGGTGGTCGCCAGGCCCGAGGGTGGCCGGGTGCTATGGGGCCGCTTGAGGCAACCGGTGAATCATGGTCATGCGCAGGTGGCCGTGGCCGGCACGGGATTGACGATCACCCCCGGGGAACGGTTCAGCCTGCAGGGAAACCATATGGGGTATGTGGCCCTGACGTGGCAGGGCGCTCCCTGGGAAGCGTTGGAGCATGCGTTGCACAGGCTGGACCGGGCCTTGGCGCGACCGCCGGATGATGGCGCAGCAGAGTGA
- a CDS encoding zinc-dependent alcohol dehydrogenase family protein — protein sequence MSRMIRFHKFGAADVLRCEEQAEPSPAAGEVQIRVEAIGVSWYDVLWRQNLAPSQARLPAGIGHEMAGVVMAVGEGVEDIAVGDRVASFPATSANDHPVYGDVIVLPRTAITRYPDVLTPIEASVHYTPLLIAYFAYVDLARAKAGQTALVTDASHCAGPAFVQLGKALGLRVFAATKDPEQRDYLLGLGAEKVIVTEEQDLLMQVGKYTDGRGVDMVLDGMGGPQMSLLGDVLAPRGSLVLYGLQGGNQTPFPACAAFQKNIQFYVHCISNFTGKPELGICQDQVALQRALRDINQFTADQLLTPQIVKVYPFDQVVEAHRYMDGCPCGGRIVLTMA from the coding sequence ATGTCCCGCATGATCCGTTTCCACAAGTTCGGCGCGGCCGATGTGCTCCGTTGCGAGGAGCAGGCCGAGCCGTCCCCAGCGGCGGGCGAGGTGCAGATCCGCGTCGAGGCGATCGGCGTCAGTTGGTACGACGTGTTGTGGCGGCAGAACCTGGCACCGTCCCAAGCGCGCCTGCCAGCGGGTATCGGCCATGAGATGGCCGGTGTGGTGATGGCGGTCGGCGAGGGTGTCGAAGACATTGCGGTCGGTGATCGTGTGGCCAGTTTCCCGGCTACCAGCGCCAACGACCACCCCGTCTACGGCGATGTCATCGTCCTGCCGCGCACGGCCATCACCCGCTATCCTGACGTGCTCACGCCCATCGAGGCCAGCGTCCATTACACCCCGCTGCTGATCGCCTATTTCGCCTATGTCGACCTGGCCCGGGCCAAGGCCGGCCAGACGGCCTTGGTGACCGATGCCAGCCACTGCGCGGGCCCTGCGTTCGTGCAACTGGGCAAGGCGCTGGGCCTTAGGGTATTCGCCGCCACCAAGGACCCGGAGCAGCGCGACTACCTGCTGGGCCTGGGTGCCGAAAAGGTGATCGTCACCGAGGAGCAGGACCTGCTCATGCAGGTCGGCAAATACACCGATGGCCGGGGTGTGGACATGGTCCTCGACGGTATGGGCGGGCCGCAGATGTCGCTGCTGGGGGACGTCCTGGCGCCGCGCGGCAGCCTGGTGCTGTATGGCCTGCAAGGCGGCAACCAGACGCCGTTCCCGGCGTGTGCCGCGTTCCAGAAGAACATCCAGTTCTACGTGCATTGCATCAGCAACTTCACCGGCAAGCCGGAGCTGGGAATCTGCCAGGACCAGGTGGCGCTGCAGCGCGCGTTGCGCGATATCAACCAGTTCACGGCCGACCAACTGCTGACGCCACAGATCGTCAAGGTGTATCCGTTCGACCAGGTGGTCGAGGCCCATCGCTACATGGATGGTTGCCCTTGTGGCGGGCGGATCGTACTGACGATGGCGTGA
- a CDS encoding LysR family transcriptional regulator, with protein MNRNDLRRVDLNLLIVFETLMHERSVTRAAEKLFLGQPAISAALSRLRNLFDDPLFVRTGRSMEPSARAHEIFALLSPALDSISTAVSRAAEFDPATSTSVFRIGLSDDAEFALLPQLLKRIRAEAPGIVLVVRRVNYLLMPTLLASGEISVGVSYTNELPANAKRKVLRRSKPKLLRADSMPGAISLDDFCARPHALVSFAGDLSGFIDEALEEVGRKRHVVLAVPQFNGLGSLLAGTDIVATVPDYTADALTAAGGLRAEELPLEVRSFELHMAWRGAQDNDPAERWLRSRIQMFFGDPDSV; from the coding sequence ATGAACCGTAACGACCTGCGTCGCGTAGACCTGAACCTGCTGATCGTGTTCGAGACGCTCATGCACGAGCGCAGCGTGACCCGTGCAGCCGAGAAGCTGTTCCTCGGCCAGCCGGCCATCAGCGCGGCCTTGTCGCGCCTGCGCAACCTATTCGACGACCCGCTGTTCGTGCGCACCGGGCGCAGCATGGAACCCTCGGCCCGCGCCCACGAGATCTTCGCCCTGCTCTCCCCGGCGCTGGACTCGATCTCCACCGCCGTCAGCCGCGCCGCCGAGTTCGACCCTGCCACCAGTACCTCGGTGTTTCGCATCGGCTTGTCCGACGATGCCGAATTCGCCCTGCTGCCACAGTTACTCAAGCGCATCCGCGCCGAGGCGCCGGGCATCGTGCTGGTGGTGCGCCGGGTCAACTACCTGCTGATGCCCACGCTGCTGGCCTCGGGCGAGATTTCGGTCGGCGTCAGCTACACCAACGAGTTGCCGGCCAACGCCAAGCGCAAGGTGCTGCGCCGCAGCAAGCCCAAACTGCTGCGCGCCGACAGCATGCCCGGCGCCATCAGCCTGGATGACTTCTGCGCCCGCCCCCATGCGTTGGTGTCGTTCGCGGGCGATCTTTCCGGCTTCATCGACGAAGCCCTGGAGGAGGTCGGTCGCAAACGCCACGTGGTCCTGGCCGTACCGCAGTTCAACGGCCTGGGCAGCCTGCTGGCCGGCACCGACATCGTTGCCACCGTCCCCGACTACACCGCCGACGCCCTGACCGCCGCCGGCGGCCTGCGCGCCGAAGAGCTGCCCCTGGAGGTACGTAGCTTCGAGCTGCACATGGCCTGGCGCGGCGCCCAGGACAACGACCCGGCGGAGCGGTGGTTGCGGTCGCGGATACAGATGTTCTTCGGGGATCCCGATAGTGTTTGA
- a CDS encoding LysR family transcriptional regulator, with translation MELRHLRYFLTVVKHLNFTRAAEELHMAQPPLSRQIRELEEEIGLALFERRARRVYLSPAGEVFADRARKILAATDLAVIDSQRAARGEIGHIAVGFFEHIAYTLLPPLLREYKSRHPSVAVELRWFTSAEQLSALDRGDIDISFVRQVPNGHGYQKKLVMQEPFYVAIAADHPLANQQNISIKDCRELRVINYRRDVAPDYHDMINELCTMAGFHPSPEYEMGQIYASLGLVSCGFGITLVPASVQGTQLNNVVYRPLQEQHVGSELYLVWKDEIPSAALCSFASVAKEIALGFITD, from the coding sequence ATGGAGCTTCGCCATCTTCGCTATTTTTTAACTGTTGTGAAGCATCTAAATTTTACGAGGGCAGCCGAAGAACTTCACATGGCGCAGCCCCCGTTGAGCCGTCAGATCAGAGAGCTTGAGGAGGAGATCGGGCTCGCGTTATTTGAGCGCAGGGCCAGGCGCGTCTATCTGTCTCCAGCGGGCGAGGTGTTTGCTGATCGCGCTCGAAAAATCCTTGCAGCTACTGATTTGGCTGTTATCGATTCCCAACGGGCGGCGCGGGGCGAGATCGGGCATATCGCAGTGGGTTTCTTCGAGCACATAGCCTATACACTGCTTCCACCGCTGCTGCGTGAGTATAAGTCGCGGCATCCTTCGGTAGCTGTAGAGCTTCGCTGGTTCACGTCGGCAGAACAGTTGAGCGCGCTCGACAGAGGGGACATCGACATTTCTTTCGTGCGCCAGGTGCCCAATGGTCATGGCTATCAGAAAAAGCTGGTGATGCAGGAACCCTTCTACGTGGCTATCGCTGCAGATCATCCTTTGGCGAATCAGCAAAATATATCGATAAAGGATTGTCGGGAGCTAAGGGTAATCAACTATAGGCGTGATGTGGCTCCTGATTATCACGACATGATTAATGAACTTTGCACGATGGCAGGTTTTCATCCCTCTCCCGAATATGAGATGGGGCAGATTTATGCCTCGCTTGGGCTGGTTAGCTGCGGTTTTGGCATCACACTCGTTCCGGCATCCGTACAAGGAACTCAGCTAAATAATGTCGTCTATCGACCCCTGCAAGAACAGCACGTAGGCAGCGAACTCTACCTGGTGTGGAAAGACGAAATCCCATCCGCAGCACTTTGCAGCTTCGCCTCCGTTGCAAAGGAAATAGCCCTTGGCTTCATAACTGACTGA